The region GATCCGTACACGGTGAGTAGGGACCACAGAGACGCGTCTGGGCCCTCGGTGGCTGAAGGAGTGGCCGCCGATGCCATCGGCCGCTGCTCCCTGTTGGAGAGGGCGCCTCAGGAGGGAGTGGGTCCCTCCACGGGACCCGAGGGCCGCGCAGCCACCCGGTCAATGCTTGGGCACTTCCTGCCGCGGACCCGTTCTCCGGCGCGAATCCAGTTTTTCAGGGTGGTTCGAGTTCGCGTTCATCGACTTGTAAAGGTTTTGCAAAAGGAGAACAATGTGGGAAGAGCACGCGgggccccacccccgccccgggaggGCTCTACCCTAGGTGCTGCGGCCCCGGGCCCCCTCCTTGGTGGGTGCGCCTGCAGCCAGGCCCGGTCTGGGCTTCCAGCTGGGCTTGCACCCCCACCTGCTACCTGGTGGTGATACACTCACCTGGTAAGGACGCCCTGAGAGCCCCGGGGACCTGGTTATGCACGTGTTCCGGAGAAACAACCCTTCCTCCCGGCTGGCGTCTGCAGACCCCCTtcggccctgccctgcctccaaGCCGCTGCGGGAACTCCAGCCCCTGACCCCGCTCTGGTATCCCGAGCCACAGTCTATCCTACGTGTCCATTCAGAGAGTCCGGGACGCAGCAAATCGGGGCGGGGGTGCGCGGTGGACAGCCACACGACCATCCACGCGTGCCAGGGGCTGCCTATGACGCATGAACGCTTCTGTGCCCGGGACGCGTGGTCTGTGTCTTTTGTTTAGCACAAACCGCTAAGGGCAGCCCCTGGGCGAGCAGGACTGCAGGGAGGTGGAAATTGGACTTTCTCGTTTTACCTGCCCCCCTCCTGCGTGGCTGCAGCCGGGACAGCTGACCCCAAGGGCCCTAGGGGAGACCCGAGCTCCCACCCGCAGAAACTGAGGTCCCAGCGTCCGTCGTAGGCACCTCGGTGCGGGTCTCATTGGTCTTGCCGCGATGCTCAGGCGCTCCCCGCTGCTGGCAACGTTCCCAGTCAGGCTGGCGCTAAAGGGAACATAAGCCTCTGTCCTCGGTTCTCTAAGAAACATTTAGGCCTTTATTACATCAATCTCATTCCCGTGCTCTCGGCTCTGCCTCCCCCAAAACTCAGCGCCAGGGACATCCCTTCAGGTGCAAATGCACAGCAGGAATTCAAGGAAAACAACGCGGCCGTGCCCCGGGTGACAGGTGGAGGTTGGTTCCACCTTGGTTTTCTGCCAAGCCTGCAGCGCACGGGCCTCCGGGAATGTCAGAATCACCCATCCCGGAGGCTTCATCCGCCTATTCTTGCAGAAAAGTTCCACTTCCTCCCACTCCGCGCGTGCCGGCGGCTTCTCTTAATACTCCTGGGAAGCACCGTCCACCGTGATGTTGTGACCGGAGACTGTCACTGCCGCTGCCAACGGGGGCACGGGATCGTCCCCGGGAGCGCGTGCTGTCCGCTGTGCACCCCACGGCTGCAGGGGTCGGGGCGCCGTGGGTCCGTCCTCAGGATGCAGGTCTCCTCTCCTGGGGCTAAATGCCCAGacgtgcaattcctgggtcacaCGGTATTTCAACTTCTCATTTCTTGAGGCGCCCGCACACCGTTCTCCAGGGTGGCTGCGCGGGTCTGCACGCCCACCACAGGGCCCGAGGCCCCGCGCTCCGCCTCCTCTGCGTCCACCTGTGGTTTCCCGTGTGGCTGACTTCCGCCgcctggcaggtgtgaggtgggctCTGCATCTCCCTGATGCCCGGGACGCGGAGCCTCTGTccacgtgcttgttggccgtcCGGgcgtcttctttggtgaagtccCCGTTCAGctcctctgcctgtttttcagctggattatttggggttttttgctgGGTCCCAGGAATTCCTGGTGGACCTTGGATAGTATCTCCCCCCGTTGGTGTTGGTCACCGCAACCCGAGGGCtcctttcaaagaacaaatgctCAGTCTGTCCCGTTGTTGTCACGTGACTTTTCAAGGAGCGCCCGGGAGGCCGGGGCCTATGATGCTGATAAAGCTATTTGCTGAGGATGGTTTGTCAACATCTGGCAAAGGCCATGAGCACAGCACTTGAGGGTTTTCACCAAAGCTCGTTCTGGAAGGAAACACGGGCTcagggggctcgggggctcgggggctcagGATCAGGATGCTCAGTGTCCCGCCCGCTGCACCCCCACCCGGCTCCTGTCCCCCCTGTACAGAGAGCAGATGCtcctctctgctgagtgtggatgTTAACGTGATTTCATTGACGACGTTTTACAGCTTTctcttgaggggaaaaaagtgacTTTACCTGAAAGCCACTTGTTTTTTCAAGTCTATAgataaaaaattgcatttttgacCAATGCTTGCTTTTGaccaaaaaaatagaacaggcGAGGCTGGCGGAGCGCTGGCGCGGCGGGAGGGTGCTCCGGGCAGGCCCGAGGCTCTGCACCCAGAGcagaggcccaggaggagggcGTGCTGTCCTGCgcacccgccccccgcccccgccccgggaccTTCCAGGGAGCAACCTCCACGCTTTGTCCTGACAGTTTCCTGCGTTGAGCGACGCCGAGGAAGATGAGGCTCCTTCCTTGACGATGGGTCAGCAGCGCTGGGGAGAGGCGGTAAAGCACAGCACCCCGCAGGAAGGCTCCCCCCGCCTGCGCAGGCGGCCACCGGGCGGGGTCCCCTCCCGCCAGGGTGAGGGCCCCGAGCCCCGGTCCCTGCGGCCTGCACGTGCCCCCCGGAGCACCCCATCCCTCCGGGCAGGGCCTGGGCGCTCAGCCCCCCTGCAGACCCCGCAGCTCTCCGACGGCCGGGCCTCCAGGGCGGCTCGCGGGCAGCCAGGGCCCCGCTCAGGGCACCCCGCTCCCAAGGAGGACCCGCCCGCACAGGCCTCGGTCACGCGGCAGCAGCATGCGGAGTCCTGCGCACCAGGGAGCTGGCCTGGCCCCACGGGGCTGCCCGGGATCCCAAGCGCGgccaggaggaggcagagggacccGGAGAAGATGGCAGCCGAGGTAAGACTGTCCCTGTCCTGGACCCCGGCCCTGATCCAATCCCAACCCTGTCCCCGACCTGAACCCAACCCTGACCCTGTCCCCAACCCTGTCCCAGGTCCAACCCCGACCCTGTCCCTGACCAGCTCCCAACCTCGACCCTGTCCCCAACCCTCTCCCTGATCCAACCCCAACCCTGTCCCTGACCAGTCCCTGACCAGTCCCTGACCTAACCTGACCCTGTCTGCATCCCTGTCCCAGATCCAACCCCAACCCTGCCCCTGACCAGTTCCAGACCCCAACCCAGTCCCCGACCTCAACCCTGTCTCTGACCAGTCCCTGACCTCAGCCCTGTCCCCAACCCTGTCCCAGATCCAACCCCAACCCTGTCCCCAACCAATCCTCGACCAGTCCCCGACCTCGACCCTGTCCCTGAGCAGTTACCAACCCCGACCCCGTCTCTGACCCTGTCCCTGACCAGTTCCCAACCCCGACCCTGTCCCCAATCCTGTCCCAGATCCAACCCCAACCCTGTCCCTGACCAGTTCCAGACCCCAGCCCAGTCCCCGACCTTGACCCTGTCCCTGACCAGTCCCCAACCTGAACCCAACCCTGTCTCCAACCAGTCCCCAACCTTGACCCTGTCCCTGACCAGTTCCCAACCCTGACCCCAATCCTGTCCCAGATCCAACCCCAACCCTGTCCCCTACCAGTCCTCGACCACGACCCTGTCCCGGGCTAGTTCCTGACCCCAGTCCCATCCCTGACCCTGTCCCAGATCCAGCTCCAACCCTGTCCCTGACCAGTCCCCAACCTTGACCCCGTCCCTGACCAGTCCCTGACCTGAACCTGATCCTGACCTTGTTTCCAACCCTGTCCCAGATCTAACCCCAACCGTGTCCCTGACAAGTCCCTGACCTTGGCCCTAACCCGGACCAGTTCCTGACCCTGACCCCATCCCTGACCAGTCCCTGACCCTGACCCCACCTGGAGGCTCAGGGTTCTGTGGAGGCAGCTGCCCTTCCCCCACGGCTCAGCCTTTCTGATGTCCTGGGCCTGCCCCACCTGCTCCGAGGGGCCAGGTGACCCCATGTAGAGCACCTGTGACCCCAggtcccctctgctccccaagCTCCCGAACTTGCTGCTGTGAACCCTCTGGGCCTTCTCAGGGTGAGGCAAGTGGTCCCAGACAGCCGCGGCTCTTTCCATTCCTCTGAGTGAAGATCTGGGGCCTCCCCCCATGgcccctggccccagggcccctTTCCTGCTGGGAGCTCTGCTTCCCCGCCTCCTCTGACACCCTGGTGTTCTAGAAGGTTCTGAGAAGGGCACCGCTAGGGGACTTAGGCCTGGCCCCTCACACAGGGCCGCAGCTGACCCCGGGTCCGGGTCTGCTGCCCTGGGGTGACCTGTGGGCGACGGATGGCCTGGGTGCCCGGGGTCCGGACGGGTCCCCCTGGGAAGTCACCCTGCACTCTGCTGCGCCTGCTGGACTCCTTGCCGCCTGGGGCCGCCCTCCAGGTCTCCTTGGGGGGCGCGGGGCTCCACGTGCCCGGGCCACCGCAGGACGCCCGGCTCCCCCGCCCTGCTGCTGGGCCTCGCTGGCGTTTCTGGGCGCCGCTGCGGGGAGCGTCCTTGAGGCCCCCGCCCTGCGCCACGGCCGTCCTGGCTGTGTGGGGAGCCGGCCTCGCAGGGCAGGGGAGCCCCGCCCGCCATCCCGAATGCCTGCCCGCCGTCGGGTCCCTGTGGGCTGGTGCTCCCGCCCGCTGCCGGGAGAGCTGTGAGGTGGCTGGAATGTTCCAGAGCTGACGAAGGCGCAGGGCCCGAGGGTGTCCCTGTGGTGGACGTGGTCGCGGGGGGGCAGCCTCTGGACAGCTGGGGTCCCTCGTGCGGGCGCCAAGCTCCCAGCACCCTGACTGCTGGGGTGGCCACAAGCTCCCCGGAGGCCCCCTCTGCTGTCCTGCTCTGCCTGCACCTCCGCGGGCAGCCCCAAC is a window of Vulpes vulpes isolate BD-2025 chromosome 7, VulVul3, whole genome shotgun sequence DNA encoding:
- the CCDC201 gene encoding coiled-coil domain-containing protein 201; this translates as MGQQRWGEAVKHSTPQEGSPRLRRRPPGGVPSRQGEGPEPRSLRPARAPRSTPSLRAGPGRSAPLQTPQLSDGRASRAARGQPGPRSGHPAPKEDPPAQASVTRQQHAESCAPGSWPGPTGLPGIPSAARRRQRDPEKMAAERERVRQWEARQLWDIEEATQHELTLQDE